GTATTAGGAGTATTAAGCAATAAAGAATGGACGATTTCAGTAGGCAATGAACAGTCTTTTACTGGCAGAAATGGGACAGGAAACCTTAGCTATTATGGATGCGATCAAAAGTGTAACTGTATTAATTTGACTGGAGGCAAAATGATCTGTCGCAATGGAATATGTGAGACTGGTTGGCAAAATAAAAACTTTACTTATGTCTATTCTTTTCCTATCACCACATCGGATGATTCTAGCCCAACCCCCCCTACTTTAAAGATTTTATCTAATTATAAGATTATTTACCAAGGCCAACTATATCCTAAAGCTTTTGATAATGTCGACTCTGGAAATTAATTAGGTATTGTCGATCGCTAATAAAGTATATATGAATATTGAAATTATAAAACTCCATCCAGCAGCAATTATTCCTTATTATGCTTATCCAGGGGATGCAGGATTAGATTTATTTTCTATTGAAGAAGTAGAAATATTACCAGCAGAAGCTCAATTAATTAATACAGGAATTGCGATCGCTCTACCTCCCAATACTGAAGCACAAATACGTCCTCGTAGTGGATTAGCACTCAAACATTCAATTACGGTCTTAAATTCTCCTGGCACAATTGATGCAGGATATAGAGGGGAAATTGGCATTGTTTTAATTAATCATGGAAAAAACAGATTTAAAGTAGTTCCAGGTATGAAAATCGCACAAATGGTCATTTCTTCATTTATTCAAGCAAAATTAATGATAGCTAATCACCTAAACGTGACTACCAGAGGCAATAATGGTTTTGGCTCAACTGGAGGAATGGAATAATAAAATATATTCACTGTTGAAAAATTTATTTATGCTTGTCTAGCCTAAATGGTGCAAAAAGGCTTGCATTGCATATAAACAACTAACAAAGCTTATCTAAAGGTTTTTTTCTTAGTATTT
This DNA window, taken from Pleurocapsa sp. FMAR1, encodes the following:
- the dut gene encoding dUTP diphosphatase, whose product is MNIEIIKLHPAAIIPYYAYPGDAGLDLFSIEEVEILPAEAQLINTGIAIALPPNTEAQIRPRSGLALKHSITVLNSPGTIDAGYRGEIGIVLINHGKNRFKVVPGMKIAQMVISSFIQAKLMIANHLNVTTRGNNGFGSTGGME